The Canis lupus baileyi chromosome 5, mCanLup2.hap1, whole genome shotgun sequence region TGGTAGCGGGAATCCTTGATGGTGACAAATCACAGACTGCACGAAATGACAAAAGTTACGTTTAATTTACAATGTAATAAAGGTTACAGGTAAAAAGCTACACATAAAGCGTGAAAAGGCCTATTACACAAATGTACAAATCTCTGTACAAAGCTCATATCACTGTTTGCTACCTTCGTCTCCTACGTTTGTTAGCTGGGCCGAGTCCTGGAGCTCTGGGTTAGGAGAGCTCTCAGTAGAGGAGGGGAGAGCCTCTGAACCAACACTTAAAAATGTCCTCTTAAAGACATCAGTTACTTGCAAAgtaaaatcttttcctttttaattggaATTGTTGCTCTAACTGGTCATATCCTTAAAAAATTGCCTTCACAACACACTTGAAAAGGAAAGCAACACCTTAGAGGACAGTACTCTGGGATCAAACAAGAAACTTCGGCAAGTAGAGCACTCAGGTATGACAAGAGAAACAGGTGAAGTGCCAACAATACTCAAGTTTCAAACTACCCACCCATGTCTATGGGCGCTGGTCACAGATGAAGGAAAATCAAAATGTTCTCATTCCAACagaaaggacaaaagagaaaaaagcctaACTATTGGACCTCAAAACCAGTGACTTAGGCAAACATAGAGTCGAAACCTTAGTTTAACTAAAGAATTCTAAACCCTCTTCTGACCGACCTGGGATCCATGGCAACCCCTTCGCTATCTGGGACTTACAGGGACAATAAACAGAAATCAGGCTGCTGGACCCACAGGCTGGTTGATGCTGCTGCCACCGCCACGGCTCTAGATCCCACCTGAGGGCCTGGAGTTTCCCCCCACGGTACGGGACTTTAAATCAAAATGACCCTAGAacgagggagaaaagaaaaggaggtaaTGGAAGGACTGGGAAAGAGCCAGGGCAGCCTACCTAGCAGGAAATAGGAAATACTGCTCTATACTCAAAGTGTTCTGAAGACAGGTCTTTATGGGATATTtcaaccccacccccagctttaATAGTACATGGTTAGGGCCCCAGGAGACATTCTGAAAGACGAGACCGCACACATGGAAAGTTTTTCTCCCTAGTTCATTAGCTCCCCCCTCACCCTTCCACCCAATTCCCACCCAATCCCACCCTTCTCCATGACCAAAAATATCAAATCAGTAAGGAAGGTGTGGGCTTCTTGCCCGGCCAAGcctcttttgcatattttttcttcttgggtTCGTTGACGGCTTCAGGGTTATAGACTGCAGGGTTTGGTGCAGGGTTCATGTTCACTGCTGACGGCACGACGGGAGTCAAGTCCACGTCAGGGGCGAGGTTCGGGTATGGCATGGGCAAGCCACCGATGAGTGCTGTCCCGTGGATACCATGCGGCTGGGAGCCGGCTTCgctgtgtgtggggggcaggCCCCCATAGAGTCCTCCACTGAATGCAAAGTTCTGCATGCGCCTGTTCCCCGATTCCTCCAGGCCCAGGGAGCCAGGGCCTTCCACCCGCTTCTTCTGTGGTTCAGAAggaacaaaggaggcaagaggtGAGGCACAAGAGGGTGTTAGTTAGCCTTCTTTAAGCCATCCCTAGAAACTTGGGAGAAGGCCCCAATCCCTTGGCTTGCTCTTCCCAGGACAACTTATTTCACTATCCTGAAATCTCAGGGTCTGAAGAGATGGGACAGTTGTTGTCTAACATGGTGGCCCCCAAACACTGCtccccacaaagggctcaccatCCTGAGAAAAGTGAAGACAATGTATAAGCTTTTCATAAAACTTGTccagtttagggatccctgggtggcgcagcggtttggcgcctgcctttggcccagggtgtgatcctggagacccgggatcgaatcccacatcaggctcccggtgcatggagcctgcctctccctctgcctgtgtctctgcctctctctctctctctgtgtgtgtgactatcataaataaaaaaaaaaaaaaaaaaaaaaaaaacttgtccaGTTTAAGTGATTGCTCTTTATCTCAAAGTCATagcctccctctccttttgacATTAAAACACCCTTTTAGGAAGCAGAGGTGATAATAGGTGATAGTTAAGTACTTAAATAAAAAGTATCTTGTTGACTGcctgatttttaaacattaatctgaaacaaaaacaaatctgcaGTGATGGGAAGTAGTTTACTGGGTGCCGGGGGCTGACAGCAAGAGAACATAAGGGAACTTTCTGGAGTGATGTAAATCTATATATGAAGTATAGTGGTGGTTACCCAcatgtatatatttgtcaaaacttaaaCTACAAActtaaaatgtatgcattttattgtatataaattatatcataataaaattgacaaacaagtaaaaatatctgctgcttttatacttttttaaaaaagtaatctctacacccaaagtagggctcaaactcacgaccctgagatcaggagtcccatgctctactgaccaagccagccaggtgcctgccCCGTTGCTGGTTTTATACTTTTTTGGGTTGGTGGAGAGAGGGGTCAAGGGAGAGAAGAAATCATAGGCAAGCTCCCGactaggggctcaatcccacaaccctgagatcatgacctgagctgaaatcaagagtcagacacttaactgaacgagccacccaggaggccctggtTTTATACTTTAATGACAACAGAACATttcaaaggaagaagcaaaaagagaaaaagagctctAGGAGAAATGTCACATGAATGCTAtgaagatggaaaaacattccatctgTACTTTTTCACACTGCCTTATGAATGTTCACGCAAGATCCCCCTCCACCCTCTACCCCTTTTGGATTAAAAAAGACTAACCAAAAATTTGACATAGTTAATCAATCTAGTTTGATACAatccataaagatttttttttttttttaagtaggctctagggacgcttgggtggctcagtggttgagcgtctgcctttggcccagggcatgatcccggagtcctgggatcgagtcccacatagggctctctacatggaacctacttctccctctacctgtgtctctgcctctctctgtctctcatgaatggataaataaaatctttaaaaaaaaaaataaataaataattttaaaacaaacaaactaggcTCTAcccccagcatgaagcccaatgcagggcttgaactcacaaccctgagatcaagacctaagccaagatcaacagttgcacacttaactgactgagacacccagatgcccctgaagtttttttgttttttgttttaataaacctTTCTATAGTACATCTGACTAGCATCTTCCAATCACTTCCTGAATATCTCTAATTCCCAAGGATCTCACTACTTCAATGGGCCATCTGCCCCCTTTGGACAGTCTACATTGTCAAATAATTCTTCCACATGTTGAGCAATCAGACCATCTCTGTAACTTCCACCTCTTGGTTCTTCAACACACCTGATCTTTCAGCCTAATCCAGATCTGGGCTGCCTTTCCTATCTGTGTCATTCCCAATCACAACACAAAGGCATGGCCAAAGCTGGAGGTGCTGTGCAGAAATGCAACAATGCCTCTTCCTCGCCTAATAGCTTACTTGGAGTCAAAAGGGAAGGCTAAAAAAAAAGTGGGCCTCTCTGCACCCTGCTGGGAGGTAAGCTGAGACTCCCAGCACACCATAATTTACACGCAGCATAAAGCTGGCCCGTCACCTGCAGTCTTTCTATGGCATTCCAGATCCCTTAGATTCAGGTGGAATGAAAGTATTTCCACATGATGAAAAATAGGAGAAGAGCAAAGAATGTGTGTTgttgtttcttaagattttatttatttgacagaaagagagagagagagagcacacacccATGTAcatacaagcaggggaagcagcaggcagagggagaagcagactccccattaagcagagagcccaatacagggctcaatctcaggaccctgggatcatgacctgagctgaagataaatgcttaaccaactgagccacccagatgccctataGAGAACGTGCTTAAAACTAACATTTACCTACACGTGTAATAGAGTGGGTTTTTAAACTAGACTGTATGGCATTTCAAATCCTGTTACAATGTGCTTCCTACCTTGACGGGGACCACAGCAGTCTGCACCATGTTCCGGAAGCGACCGACTGAGGGATCCACATCCTCTGCAGAAGACACAAGAGCTGGGTTAGTTTGATACTCTGCTGGGAAGATTAAGGCAATAGGGCCCACTGCAAACAAAGTAATCACAACTCatattaaaacagtaaaatacagCTAACACTTCAAGTGCTTACTGAGTGCTGGCACTGCATTAAATCCTCACAACTCCACAAGATGAGGACGACTAGAGTCAATATCTAACATCTAACACACATGCTCAGGCATAGAGGAGTGAAGTGCCTGGTCCAGTCACCATGCAAGGTTCAGCATGActccccagcagactccccagtaTGATTACTGGACAGACCAGGATTTGAGTCAAAGCAGTCAGAAACAGGCCTGGGCTCTGGAACACTGCAGTGTACTGCCTTCCCAAGTTCTTTCCTATTCCATATATGTCCCTCTCTGAAGGAAGAAACCAAAGAGCAGATTTCATCAATCCCATGTTAGTGATAAAACAATGACATGTGACACATGAGGAGTAGTCACATACCATGCACCTTGACGATGCCCACTGCTCATTACCAAATGACAGAAATTGAGATTCAGACCCAGGGCTTCCAAGTTAACTGGCCTTCCGACCTGAACAACTGTATACAATCAAGACAGGGGATCTGAAGCCCCCTATCTGGGCAGAATGGGGAGcagctcccttttttttttttttttttaaagattatttatttatttattgatagagacacacacgggggaggggggggcgggcagagacacaggcagatggagaagcaggcaccatgcagagagcctgacgtgggactagatccagggcctccaggatcacgccctaggctgcaaggtggcgctaaaccgctgcgccaccggggctgcccggggagCAGCTCCTTTTCACAAGTTACACACACGTTATTGTGTCCTACAAAGTTTCTAGCCTCATTCACTGCAGGAAGAAAGTGCTAAGACCAAGTAAGGGACATGCTTGTAACTCTCTCATGCCTCATTTATTGCACATCAAGCACAGGAATAAAGAGCAAGATACTGTCCTGCCTTTAAGGAGTTTACAGTTGAAAAGCTGGGCAGGCTACAGTACAATGAAGGGGGCAAAAGTGTTCCTGGAGTACAGAGGGGACAACTGGGCTGGATAACCTAGGATGACCAGGACCTTTCTCGATGAAGGCTGAAATCGTGGAAACGGGCAGGTAAAATTActatcattaatttaaaaactatgggatccctgggtggcgcagcggtttagcgcctgcctttggcccagggcgcgatcctggagacccgggatcgaatcccacattgggctcccggtgcatggagcctgcttctccctctgcctatgtctctgcctctctctctctctctccctctgtataactatcataaataaataaaaattaaaaaaaaataaaataaaattcctttaaaaaaaaaaaaaaaactactccaAGCCCCCTTTGTCTTAATATAGTGATGGAAAGGAGCAGTTTCCCTTATAGGGGCTGTAGATcttattttaaatgcagaaaGGGTGTCTGCTATTCAAAGAAACACTCCTACGAATCCCTTTGGAAAACAAAGATTCATTATTTGAATAATTAATCCCTGGCTTATTTAATAAGTCTGGTTTTTCACATATTAGGATGCCTCCAAAGAATATACCCTGGCATTACATTCACAACAAATCTTTGttcagtgaatgaacaaatgaatgacttttatatgaagaaagaagaaaagatccaGGCTCATCAGGAAAGAGATGAGGTTTCTATAAAAGGCATCCTTACCTTTTTTCTCATCCCCATAGGAGCCCTGTTCCAATCATCCCTTCAGCAAGGAAAGCTAAATGAAGCACAATAGCAACCGGAGCCCAAGAGGAGTGGCTAATGGAGTATGCACTCCACATGTTCAACAGGCCTCTGGAGAGGTGGGGCTAACTCTCTGAGGGCTCCTTGTCCTGTGCCGTGCTGGCTGAATGGTGCTCAGGCTTCTCACCTTCTCCTCATGTTTAGTCATTCCACTCCAAGAAAGAGGATACACCCATTTCATGAGATGTCTGCCCCTAAAGATCTACTGACAAATTCCCTGCTAAGTCTACTTCTGGTATAGGAAAAGGTTGTGTGGATAAAACACAAAAGTGGTAATTGAGGACAATGGGGATAATGGCTAACATTTGCCAAGGGCTTACAGATTGCCGAGCACTGATCTAAAGTATTTGTACATTTGTACATATATTAATCGTTTAGCCTCACCAATCCTGTGAGGCCAATATCTGTTCAGTTACTtggtcaaggtcacagagctactaAGTGGAAAGGTCCATTTCACACTCAGGTCCTCTTAACGGCTATGTTAGGCTCTGTCTGAATACACATTCTGCTCCAgggcaatatttttttcttttttttaatttttaaaaaagatagatgattatttatttacttacttatttatatttatttatttttatttgaagggAGGAGACAGTGTAACCACAGTGAtggcagggacagagggggagaaatgccagcagactccacactcagtacagagcccaacaaggggcttgatcccacgatcctgagaacataacctgagcccaaaccaagagtaggatgcttaactgactgaaccatccaggttcCCTCAGGGCAATAAttctcaaagagaaaaacagagcaaaTCAGACTCTGAGTTCTGAAACATATTTAAGATTGACCAGTCCAGTGATTCCCAAATTGCTGGCTATTCATCAGTACAAATAAGAGCTtgtttaaaactataaatttttagGTCCAACCCCTAGGAATTCTTATTCAATAGGTTCTGGGGCCCAGGAATAAATTTCCCCAATAGGTCACTCAGCCCCTGCCTGAACACTTCCGTTGGGCATTCACTGCCTGGAGAGTAATCCTCTCTATCCACACACCAAACGAGCGAATGCCTTGATCTTTCATAGGactctttttaaattcttctaaatATATGAAGGATttgttgttgcctttttttttttttttaaaggtttatttatttatttattcagagagagtgagagagaggcagagacaggcagagggagaggcaggctccgtgcaggaagcccgacatgggacttgatcctgggtctccaggatcacaccccgggctgcaggcggcgccaaactgctgtgccactggggctgcccttgttgCTTTTTATGCTGAGCTAAATACTTCTACTCACTGGCTCTGGCtttgtttattccttttcctctaaggtcagtcCTGCAAATATCCAAACTACAGTGGCTGTGCCTCCTCAAGCATGGCTCCCCTACATTCTCAGCATTTGGGGGATGGTTTTCCATAGCTGTgagtctcctcctccctcaggaCTACATAACACATTTGGTAGTTGAGGCCGCACTTGCATTTGGTAACCCGTTTGGGTGAAGTCTGCCCAGAACATAGGTGAGTGGGGTTACTGTCTATTAATGCAACTTTACTCTTCTATTAATGCAACTTAAGCTGCACTTGATTAGTTTCCACATCCCCCTGATGACTCAGTCAATTAACTAAACTCCCTagatcattttttccccatgagCTATCACTGGAATGGATCTTCTGCATTTAAATAATTGATATTTTGAACCTAAGTGCAAGACCTGAAAGTTATTCTCATTGTATTTCATTTGGGAAGTAAAACAACTTGTTAGTTTGGGATCCTTGTTTCCATCCAATGAGACTGACTTCAAACAAGGTTTTCGGAATCTCAATTCTATCCTTATCATACAAACGATACCTCCTGGCTCGATGTCATCTACCTACCAGAGAACTTGACATACTATGTGAGCCcaataaatggatgttgaatgaTGGAACAAACTGGTGAACTTGATGACCTTTCCATAAGCAGATGCTCTCTCAGCTTGCTGACATTTCCATACAAACTATGCATTAAATCCTTATAGAGAGGCAAGTCTTCAGTGCGGTTGATGGTGATAGGTTTTCCAATCTTAGAGTTACCAATCATACTCAGAACTCCACA contains the following coding sequences:
- the PPP1R8 gene encoding nuclear inhibitor of protein phosphatase 1 isoform X2, with translation MGGEDDELKGLLGLPEEETELDNLTEFNTAHNKRISTLTIEEGNLDIQRPKRKRKNSRVTFSEDDEIINPEDVDPSVGRFRNMVQTAVVPVKKKRVEGPGSLGLEESGNRRMQNFAFSGGLYGGLPPTHSEAGSQPHGIHGTALIGGLPMPYPNLAPDVDLTPVVPSAVNMNPAPNPAVYNPEAVNEPKKKKYAKEAWPGKKPTPSLLI